atcccaatcttcactaagggagattgcccacgaaggagagGTCTCCGTCCCctgcacaatgtcgtcgacgccactccacaccaagctggagggtcgtagacttgccggcgagccaccaaagctccaaggaggccggcgcaccaagatacaatgttggttcactctagaactacagcacaaggatctaaaccttgcttgatcactcactcaagagctaacctatcactaacactcacaaagcttgtgctaaggactaaggatttgatttttatgctcttggatggcttggaggtgttcttggatgtgtatgagatgtcttgggactccagcaaacttcaaatggccgggggtgtacatatatataggcctccaagtcgaactagccgtttgtagccgttggcAGAATTCTgcataggcatcggaacttccggtgaaaaggcgtcggaacttccggtcactcacagcaactgaagtagccgttggcttgcTGACACAGTTACAGCGACTTCAgagaccatcggatgaaccgatgccacgggcgtcggttcaaccggtcacaacagcaactggactagccgttggacttctctcttctgctgacgtcattgctccgacgcgatgctccgacgcaccaccggttcaaccggtgctgaaggcttggctcctGCGCAActtacatcgtctctggaacacagtacatcgattgcaccgatgccccttcttagaccgtcggttcaaccggtgcttcacttgtttcttcacttgatctccagaggcacTCAGACTTGCACCAATGCCAAGgcatcggatcttccgacaaccatcggatgcaccgatgctataggcatcggttcttccggtgctactgatttcagtagaactcgtccaattcagcgtttctttgagttctttcttcgtgttttgctttgtatggccttttcacttcatccctgggatctagaaatgttcaatTAATAAaagcattagtcccattgattgcgttatcatttgatcaccaaaatcacttgaaatggcataaatggtgccatgttcgttacacagaCCTATCGGCACAATTGGTCAGATCGGTCTTCGCGGAGTATCCGGACTTCATCCCGGAGTATCCGAGTCAAATGTTCGGACGTCTGAACAAAATTCCGGACTATCCAAGCTTTAATCCAGAGTTTCCGATTTTTCTAGTCTTGTTGTCAATTTTGATCGTCAATATGTGCCCcctattttttttggcaatGCTTGCATGCTAAAAAATAATCTTCTGAACCAAAATTATCTAAGGACGACGATGAATAACACATCGGCCATATATTTGTTCTAAGGACGATGAAACTATGCATCAGCCATTACTTGCTATACTTCAAGTTAACATTGGAGCAACTTGCTTCGGCCTCCATACCTGCTTGGTATTCGCTGACCTTGCTGGTATTACCTTCACCAGTTGCTCCATTAACTCTTGAttgcgcatacgttgcagccttCTTTTTTGAGTATGAgataagcctgagggacaccacctcggctataAATATTTTGAATCTTTATTTACACTTTTTCTCACCCTCCTTGCTGCAATCGAGATTCTTTTTGACCAAATTATGACTAGCAACAATGGGTCTTTGTGATGAGTAACTAATTGGATATATAGAAGGATATCGAATAATATATGACCGCATATGCATCTTATTATAATCCGAAGGTGTATAATAGCTAGGATGCGACTaaaaccatggagcaatcggttcACCAAATGAATATGGCGCAGAGTTTGATTTAGAATAAATTAAAATGCCTAACAGTTTGATCAATAAAGCTCTCCCCATTGTACTAAACGAAAAAAGAATGTATGAATTACATTACATAACCTTGTTCAAATGAAATGGAGCTGATCATCACAGTACCCACAGAATAAGACCACGAATAGGATAAAGAAAAGAATGTTGATACATCTATAGCTGGCGAATATATATGCAGAAGAGGCCTTATGCAAATCCCTCTCCCTCCGCCAGGTTTGGCTCCTGGTCGCGATTCAGGATGCCAGCATGAGTGAGGAGAGCCCAGAGGTGGGTCAGGAACTCCCCGCCCTGCGCCAGCCGCTCCATGTGCGCTCTGGCGTTGTCTGACGGGATGTAGAGGATGATTTCCACCCAGAAGTCGGCCATTACCTTCCAGCGCAGACAAGTATCTTCTATGGCCTCCAGCTCTGTCCCAAGCTTGAGGCCTTGAGCCCTTTGGTCAAGATGCTATTGTCGACTCCGGAGCAGGATAGGGCCTTCTGAAGTGCATCTCTGTCTCGAGCATTGGTTCCCAATGCTTCTCTGGCTTTGTACATGGCTTCATCAAAGATGGACCTGGTATCGAAGGAATTCCCTGGAAGCAATTTTGGGACATTAGACATCAGGTATCCGCAGTAGCATGATAATTTGGTTGCGACTTCATGGTTGTCATAGCAGGGAAGCTGCCTGCTTCTCATCTCTGCATTGTCACATATTATTCTGCAGTAATCAGTTGCAATGTGCCAAATAAGCACGCTTTCTGTTTGAGTCACATTCTGTAATGTCCAAGAAAACTGTGGGAGAAAACCGTTGCGCTGCAATGATGCCTTCCCATTGGTCAGATGGCCATCACTGCTGGATTTCAGAATGGAAACAATCCGACGCTTCAGCTTATCAGGTAACTTGACAGAATGCAAACCTTTTGATGAAAACAGATTGCCCGAAGATTGACCCAGATAAGCAATGGTCTTGGAAAAAATGAACATGGACAGGGTACTTGATTCAAAGGCAAAGTCTTTCCTCAAACTAAAGAATTTTGAGCCTTCTACGACAGAGTACTGGCCTAGTTTGTTCTGCCAATACCCGAATAATGGGAGCCTCCGCTTACTAATAAAAAAACCAAATCTCTTGCGTAAGGCCAATGGGATGAATCCATTCGGGTTTCCTCTTCCTGTGAGAGACGAGCAAGCAAGTGGTACCATGGCCCAATCAGATCCCAGATACAGTATGAACTGCAATGCCTCTACTACAAGGAATGCTCCAATAATTGCGACTGTGACACTGACACGAGTCACGTTGAGTCCGATAACTATAAAATAATAGTCATCAAGAATGAATCGTTCGTGTCGTCTTTCGGACAATGATTCATAGAGCATGACTGCTCCAAGGCCAAATGAGCAAACTATCTTCACTATGACCATGAGAAAGAAGAGTCCTTCCATCCCAAAGATCAAAGCATACCTGGTGTAGAAGAAATCATACAGGAAGGCTCACTCCACCTCGATGACCCTGAATGCTTCTGTGTATTCATCACTAGCGTTCTTTTCTGATAGCAACCCTTCAAGAACGAACCGGCGTGTCTCTGGAAGGCTAGCCTCAGCACAATCCATCCCGAAGAAGCGACGCCTCAGCAGGTGGGACAAGGAATAGGATAGGCATGCACCTTTAATCCGCGAGCTGCTGAGACCATGTGAGATGAGCTTTGCTTCATTGCCCTCGTCCCAGATCATGCCGACAGTAGCAACACCTTCCTTTGGTACTGCCTCACATCTGTACAAGGAGCTTTTGCCATCCCATGTACGGGTGACCTTGTAGGCAGGCCAGTGGACGATGTACCTGCAGCCCTTCATGGTGACAGGGTCAAAGGAGTCCTCTTTGGCagccatggcggcagcggcggagtaATCCTTCATGTAATCTGCTAATACTTTGCTAGGATAGGAGTGGTTAACCATCCAGCTAGCTATGTTCTAAATGTGTGAGCGAAGCAGACAGCAGCAAACAGGATGAAGACAGGAAGAGTGGTAGGGTGCCCCAAAAACTGACGTCGCATCCCATGCAGGATCGACATTGTTGTGCTTTCTTCACGGGGGTGGTATCCTGTGATGCTTGGGTAGAGCAGTTGAAATAGCACTATTGCAAAGTAGATGTCATACTGAAGAACATCGAAGAGGCCTCGCTTCCACTGCCTGTTGTCGTCGAGGTCATAGGCTGTGATGGAGTTAGCACACCCCCTGCGATCAGGAACAGGGAGAGCGCCCACACTGGGTACATGATTACAAGGGTCACCTGAGATGACTGCATCAAGCCAAGGGTGTAAGTGACAAGTGGGGGGAGGAGGGTGTAGGCCACCCACAGCCCCCCTTGGATGAAGGCGTTGTTGCTACGCAGGCGAAGGGAACCGCACACGAGCTGGAAGAAGAGCAGCACAGCCGCTGCTGCCATGAAAACCTCCACCTGCATTATTGCCCGCCGCGTCTTGTGGTATATTTGGGCCGGGTCATCATCACAATCCACGGTTCCTTTGCCTACTGTCACCATCTATCTTCAACAAGCTTCGTTTCTAGCTAGGCTTAATTATAGGGAACGAAGAACTGATCAGTGCTGGTTCTTCAACACAAAATGTCTGACCAAGTTAACTTTCACACAGCGGAATCATCCATGTATCTCATGTGTCCACGCGCCTTTTTTATTCAACGTGAAACTAAAGCCTCTGTAAAAGGATATAACAGATGTAGTTTACAACGTGTTCCAAACCGTGCTCCTGTAGTTACTATTGTCTATGATGATTTGGGTCTACATAATTGATAACCGAGTGTTTctgattttctatgattttctaGAATTTATCCTTTTTTTAGCTTGTCCTATGCGGATTAGCATGGGCACTTCAAAAATGAGTCTTCAATCTTACTTACTAATTGTAGCCCCAAAGGTTCCCCTATGTTCATTCTCCCAAGACGCGTTAGGAAAACAAAAGATAAGCCATATAAATTCAAAGGAAAAAAGAGACAGCTGACCATAAATTCGGTAGACTATAATCATCATTACCAATAATAGACATCAGATCTATTCAGTTCTTTCTAAAAAAAGTTGTCcacatttttttattatgaataacATGAAACAACCCCTAAATTTCACCTCAAATTACCCATTAATACTGTTATGAAAGATAatttaaagtaacccctaatttTGCATTAAATTATCCATTGCCATTATGAAAGATAGCCTAAAGCAAACCCTCAAAATTTGCATATAATTACCCACATCTAACATTAAGAAATATGATATAAAGTAACCCACTCATTTACATCCAAATTAGGCGCATCTAAATTACTTATCTCTTTCTAAATTTTGCTTTTAAATTATCAACATACACTATTATGGAAGTTGAGAAAAGTCCATTTTGCCCCCTGGATATGTCACCGAGTTTACAACCCCCCCCAACCAACCCTCAAAACCGGGCATTATACACAGTGGCGAATCTAGAATCTA
The nucleotide sequence above comes from Panicum virgatum strain AP13 chromosome 3K, P.virgatum_v5, whole genome shotgun sequence. Encoded proteins:
- the LOC120699705 gene encoding uncharacterized protein LOC120699705 — encoded protein: MEGLFFLMVIVKIVCSFGLGAVMLYESLSERRHERFILDDYYFIVIGLNVTRVSVTVAIIGAFLVVEALQFILYLGSDWAMVPLACSSLTGRGNPNGFIPLALRKRFGFFISKRRLPLFGYWQNKLGQYSVVEGSKFFSLRKDFAFESSTLSMFIFSKTIAYLGQSSGNLFSSKGLHSVKLPDKLKRRIVSILKSSSDGHLTNGKASLQRNGFLPQFSWTLQNVTQTESVLIWHIATDYCRIICDNAEMRSRQLPCYDNHEVATKLSCYCGYLMSNVPKLLPGNSFDTRSIFDEAMYKAREALGTNARDRDALQKALSCSGVDNSILTKGLKASSLGQSWRP